The following are from one region of the Amedibacterium intestinale genome:
- a CDS encoding ribonuclease J, whose protein sequence is MDQVRIFALGGLDENGKNMYVVEVNEAIFIIEAGLKYPDTGQLGVEFIIPDFSYLIENKDRIKGIFITHAHDDVIAALPYLLKQINIPVYTGALTASILHETLKKEGIKDVKIHRMKRTSRQVIGGVKVRTFPMTHAFPDNFGIAINTDQGYIVYTGEFIVDYDMLQEEYLCDLNELSDIGKKGVLCLLSESQGVEQSGHTAPRHRITSLIEPIFEASTSRILISCYSQSLFRIIEIIELAKKQNRRIFFHDKGIRDLLKHLETMKYYRVPKDMLISEKEFSDDMEDVVVLVSGIGKNLFRTMTNIANHEDKYVSFRTSDTIIVASPIVSGTELDANNMENEIYKEGGKIFTLSSKTVLSMHPSVEDLKMMLYLFRPKYYIPVKGESRHLFMNANLAMSVGYSADRIVVLENGQIATFENKVLKSVAEHIELEDTLIDGKENWDVTGVVLKDREVLSTDGVMIIGVGVNFKTKKVINGPDVQTRGLIYLKDAEHIIKEVGNIMEECINTAVEEKRYENLTVRGEARDKIVRYLLKETGKRPMVLPVIIEINE, encoded by the coding sequence ATGGATCAGGTACGCATTTTTGCACTTGGTGGACTTGATGAAAACGGAAAAAATATGTATGTCGTTGAAGTCAATGAAGCTATTTTTATCATTGAGGCCGGTTTAAAATATCCAGATACCGGACAATTAGGAGTAGAATTTATAATTCCTGATTTCTCTTATCTGATTGAAAATAAAGATCGAATCAAAGGGATTTTTATCACACATGCACATGATGATGTGATTGCGGCATTGCCATATCTTCTAAAACAGATTAATATACCTGTTTACACTGGCGCATTAACTGCAAGTATATTGCATGAAACTTTAAAAAAAGAGGGAATTAAAGATGTTAAAATTCATCGCATGAAAAGAACAAGCCGTCAGGTAATTGGTGGTGTGAAAGTACGAACATTCCCAATGACACATGCATTTCCGGATAATTTTGGTATAGCAATCAACACAGATCAGGGGTATATCGTATATACGGGGGAATTTATCGTAGATTATGATATGCTGCAGGAAGAATATCTATGTGATTTAAATGAATTAAGTGATATTGGAAAAAAAGGTGTTCTTTGTTTACTAAGTGAATCTCAAGGTGTTGAACAAAGTGGACATACCGCTCCAAGACATCGAATTACTTCCTTAATTGAACCAATCTTTGAAGCAAGTACAAGTCGTATTTTAATTTCATGTTATTCACAAAGTTTGTTTAGAATAATAGAAATTATTGAATTAGCAAAAAAACAGAATCGTCGTATTTTCTTCCATGATAAAGGGATACGTGATTTATTAAAACATCTGGAAACTATGAAGTATTATAGAGTTCCTAAAGATATGTTAATTAGCGAAAAAGAATTTTCTGATGATATGGAAGATGTTGTAGTACTTGTATCAGGAATAGGAAAAAATTTATTCCGTACAATGACGAACATTGCTAATCATGAAGATAAATATGTTAGTTTCCGTACTAGTGATACAATTATTGTTGCAAGTCCAATTGTTTCTGGTACTGAACTAGATGCAAACAATATGGAAAATGAAATCTACAAAGAAGGTGGAAAGATTTTTACTTTAAGCAGTAAAACAGTTTTATCTATGCATCCTTCTGTAGAAGATTTAAAAATGATGTTATATTTGTTCCGCCCAAAATATTATATACCTGTCAAAGGGGAATCTCGTCATTTGTTTATGAATGCAAATTTAGCAATGAGTGTAGGGTATTCTGCAGATCGAATCGTTGTTTTAGAAAATGGACAGATTGCGACTTTTGAAAATAAAGTTTTAAAGAGTGTTGCAGAACATATAGAACTAGAAGATACGCTGATTGATGGAAAAGAAAACTGGGATGTTACAGGGGTTGTGTTAAAAGATCGTGAAGTATTATCTACCGATGGTGTTATGATCATTGGGGTAGGTGTTAATTTTAAAACGAAAAAAGTTATTAATGGACCAGATGTACAGACTCGTGGTTTAATTTATTTAAAGGATGCTGAGCATATCATTAAAGAAGTTGGAAATATTATGGAAGAGTGCATCAATACAGCAGTAGAGGAAAAACGCTACGAAAATTTAACTGTGCGCGGAGAAGCACGTGATAAAATTGTTCGTTATTTATTAAAAGAAACTGGAAAACGTCCTATGGTATTGCCAGTAATTATTGAAATTAACGAATAG
- a CDS encoding 4Fe-4S binding protein produces MAVNVNAETCIGCGACVGVCPVGALSMNDEGKSTCDESACIDCGTCLSACPVDAISQ; encoded by the coding sequence ATGGCAGTTAATGTTAATGCTGAAACATGCATCGGTTGCGGTGCTTGTGTTGGGGTTTGCCCAGTAGGTGCTTTATCAATGAATGATGAAGGTAAATCTACTTGTGATGAAAGTGCATGTATCGATTGCGGTACTTGTTTATCTGCATGCCCTGTAGATGCAATTTCTCAGTAA
- a CDS encoding DNA translocase FtsK: protein MAAKKKTRKTQKKQQNKQQEIMVYVYSLALITLSIIGCLKIGFVGEVLTGVIQLVFGNLYGVLYAVVIVFSILWMLKKSVKDIPLQYSIGVGVLLTAWILASALPEDETIKGMAIFNSYVKNAFSVLTLEASSKGGIIGALLVSVCTFLFDFIGTKILIIALLVLGCILIISGPVYAHLKQRASSVKKPIAGVRESLKQKKENRNRAKQQEEDDQVDEKENTKQSVFDSINLEERIRPGQVSFLDVDDDFDIVTDKRSNASSNSLFLNADEEKKTSVLEDKKQEDKRIIEETIGMKDTFTSSFDEDYTNYRLPRLTLLNDAGKKGRSRTNIEAANESGRQLIEILDQFGVKATLVATHIGPAVTKFEVKPDLGVRVNKISNLQYDIKMALAAKDIRIEAPIPGKSAVGIEIPNVEKTMVHMKELLKTVPSKYEKSKLLFALGKDLMGNSVYGELNKMPHLLIAGATGSGKSVCVNSIITSILMRTKPDEVKLLLVDPKKVEFTPYRQVPHLLGPVITDGEEANRALKVIVNMMDKRYELFALAGVRNIGGYNTYIEEHPEEGLKRLPWIVVIIDELADLMLVAAKEVEASIQRITQLARAAGIHLIVATQRPSVDVITGVIKANIPSRIAFAVSSAVDSRTILDQMGAEKLLGYGDMLYIPVGETNAVRVQGVFVSDQEVQNICDFVSRQAKPKYEDAFLRLEALDSSLSNKDEEADPLYEEVKQFIISTRKASTSLIQRKFSIGYARAARLIDVLEERGIIGPSRGSKPREVLVRYEEEDSYE, encoded by the coding sequence ATGGCAGCTAAAAAAAAGACAAGAAAGACGCAAAAGAAACAGCAGAATAAGCAGCAGGAAATAATGGTTTATGTATATTCTCTTGCACTTATTACATTGTCCATTATTGGCTGTCTAAAAATTGGATTTGTTGGTGAGGTTCTAACGGGGGTTATACAGCTTGTTTTTGGAAACCTATATGGAGTGTTGTATGCTGTTGTTATTGTATTTAGTATATTATGGATGTTAAAGAAATCTGTGAAAGATATTCCTTTACAGTATAGTATTGGAGTAGGAGTGCTTTTGACTGCATGGATTCTTGCGTCTGCATTACCTGAAGATGAAACTATAAAGGGAATGGCGATTTTTAATTCTTATGTGAAAAATGCTTTTAGTGTCTTAACATTGGAAGCATCATCAAAAGGCGGCATCATTGGTGCTTTATTAGTTTCTGTATGTACATTCCTGTTTGATTTTATTGGGACAAAAATCTTAATTATTGCTTTACTGGTGTTAGGCTGTATATTAATTATCAGTGGCCCTGTGTATGCCCATTTGAAGCAGAGAGCTTCATCTGTGAAAAAGCCAATAGCAGGTGTTAGAGAAAGTTTGAAACAGAAAAAGGAAAATAGGAATAGAGCAAAACAGCAAGAAGAAGATGATCAGGTAGATGAAAAAGAAAATACAAAGCAAAGTGTTTTTGATAGTATCAATCTAGAAGAAAGGATTCGACCAGGTCAAGTTTCTTTTCTTGATGTTGATGATGATTTTGATATTGTAACAGATAAAAGAAGCAATGCTTCTTCAAATTCTTTATTTTTGAATGCAGATGAAGAGAAGAAAACATCCGTTCTTGAAGATAAAAAGCAAGAAGATAAACGCATAATCGAAGAAACGATTGGGATGAAAGATACGTTTACATCTTCATTTGATGAAGATTATACAAACTATCGTCTGCCTCGTTTGACACTTTTAAATGATGCTGGTAAAAAAGGAAGAAGTCGTACAAATATAGAGGCGGCTAATGAAAGTGGAAGACAGTTAATTGAAATTTTAGATCAGTTTGGTGTAAAGGCAACCCTTGTGGCAACACATATTGGGCCTGCTGTAACGAAATTTGAAGTAAAACCAGATCTAGGGGTTCGTGTGAATAAGATTAGCAATCTGCAATATGATATAAAAATGGCCTTGGCTGCGAAAGATATTCGCATAGAAGCACCGATTCCAGGAAAAAGTGCAGTAGGTATTGAAATACCTAATGTCGAAAAAACAATGGTACACATGAAAGAACTCCTAAAAACAGTTCCATCGAAATATGAGAAATCGAAATTATTGTTTGCTTTGGGTAAAGATTTGATGGGGAATTCTGTTTACGGAGAATTAAATAAAATGCCGCATCTATTGATTGCGGGAGCTACAGGCAGTGGGAAGAGTGTATGTGTGAACTCTATCATTACTTCGATTTTGATGAGAACAAAACCAGATGAAGTAAAATTGCTTTTAGTTGATCCTAAAAAAGTTGAATTTACTCCTTATCGTCAAGTTCCCCATTTGTTAGGTCCTGTCATCACAGATGGAGAAGAGGCAAATCGAGCTTTAAAAGTTATCGTTAATATGATGGATAAACGATATGAATTATTTGCACTGGCAGGTGTTCGAAATATCGGTGGATACAATACCTATATAGAAGAACATCCAGAAGAAGGTTTAAAAAGATTGCCATGGATTGTTGTAATTATTGATGAGTTGGCAGATTTGATGCTGGTTGCGGCAAAAGAGGTTGAAGCAAGCATTCAGCGTATTACTCAGCTGGCAAGAGCAGCTGGTATTCATTTGATTGTTGCGACGCAGCGTCCCAGTGTAGATGTTATTACTGGTGTCATTAAAGCAAATATACCATCTCGTATCGCATTTGCCGTTTCCAGTGCTGTTGATTCTAGAACTATTTTAGATCAGATGGGTGCAGAAAAACTGTTAGGATATGGAGATATGTTATATATTCCTGTAGGAGAAACGAATGCTGTTCGCGTACAGGGAGTATTTGTTAGTGACCAGGAAGTTCAAAATATATGTGATTTTGTGAGCCGTCAGGCAAAACCAAAGTATGAAGATGCCTTTCTTCGTTTAGAAGCATTGGATAGCAGTTTATCTAATAAAGATGAAGAAGCAGATCCATTGTATGAAGAAGTAAAACAGTTTATAATATCTACAAGGAAAGCGAGTACATCGTTAATACAAAGAAAATTTAGTATTGGCTATGCACGCGCTGCCAGATTGATTGATGTTTTAGAAGAGCGTGGAATTATTGGTCCAAGCAGAGGAAGCAAACCAAGGGAAGTATTGGTTAGATATGAAGAGGAGGATTCTTATGAGTAG
- the pgsA gene encoding CDP-diacylglycerol--glycerol-3-phosphate 3-phosphatidyltransferase: MNLPNKLSLFRVALVPIIVILFLTDGIMECFRIHTANGDIVFTLSDILVFVLFAVASFTDFLDGKIARSRNLITSFGKFVDPIADKLLVNSMLILFACTSRISVLAVLLMIWRDMIVDGLRMNASAKGKVVAAGMLGKIKTVLQMFAIIFLMLKNLPFAFVGIPMDQILLWAATIVSLASGIQYFIQLKDIVMESM, translated from the coding sequence ATGAATCTTCCAAATAAATTATCGCTGTTTCGCGTTGCTTTGGTGCCTATCATTGTCATACTTTTTTTGACAGATGGTATTATGGAATGTTTTCGTATTCATACAGCAAATGGGGATATCGTGTTTACTTTATCAGACATCTTAGTATTTGTATTATTTGCAGTCGCATCTTTTACCGATTTTTTGGATGGAAAAATTGCTAGAAGCCGTAATCTTATTACATCTTTTGGTAAATTCGTTGATCCAATTGCGGATAAATTACTAGTAAACAGTATGTTGATTCTGTTTGCCTGTACTTCTCGTATTTCTGTTTTAGCTGTGCTTTTGATGATATGGCGTGATATGATTGTAGATGGGCTTCGTATGAACGCCAGTGCAAAAGGAAAAGTTGTTGCTGCAGGAATGCTGGGGAAAATAAAAACAGTGTTACAGATGTTTGCAATTATTTTCCTAATGCTAAAAAATTTGCCATTTGCATTTGTAGGTATTCCAATGGATCAGATCTTGTTATGGGCTGCAACGATCGTATCTCTTGCAAGTGGAATTCAATATTTCATACAATTAAAAGATATTGTTATGGAGTCAATGTAA
- the miaB gene encoding tRNA (N6-isopentenyl adenosine(37)-C2)-methylthiotransferase MiaB, with protein MKKQPGWALPNLQEAQKRTTKESHVERSLFQIPDEIRKIGQGKKYFLRTYGCQANERDSETLAGILEQLQFTAVDKAEDADLILMNTCAIRKNAEDKVLGELGSLKRLKRTNPDIIFGLCGCMAQEEDIISLLLEKYRHVNLVFGTHNLHRLPELLYEVMTTGKPCIEVLSKEGDVIENLPVKRFGHHKAWVNIMYGCDKFCTYCIVPYTRGKERSRLMEDILDEVRQLKEEGYKEITLLGQNVNSYGKDLHLEGGFARLLEETAKIGVERIRFTTSHPWDFSDEMIDVIARYDNIMPFIHLPVQSGDDEILKIMGRRYTREQYLTLFHKIKERVKNCAFSTDIIVGFPNETDEQFEHTLELVDECKFDNAFTFIYSPREGTPAARMQDNVSLETKQKRLAILNERWNAYAHEKNEAYLEKVVKVLVDGASKKNKDVYSGYTETNKLVNFTANNVKPGDIVEVRITACKTFSLDGEQC; from the coding sequence ATGAAAAAACAGCCAGGATGGGCGTTGCCTAACCTACAAGAAGCACAAAAAAGAACAACAAAAGAATCGCATGTTGAGCGCTCCCTTTTTCAAATTCCTGATGAAATAAGAAAAATCGGACAGGGTAAGAAATATTTTTTGAGAACATATGGGTGTCAGGCAAATGAACGCGACTCTGAGACATTAGCGGGTATTTTGGAACAACTTCAATTTACTGCTGTCGATAAAGCAGAGGATGCAGATTTAATTCTGATGAATACTTGTGCGATACGTAAAAATGCAGAGGATAAGGTTCTTGGTGAACTAGGGTCTTTAAAACGTTTAAAAAGAACAAATCCTGATATTATTTTTGGTTTATGTGGATGCATGGCACAGGAAGAAGATATTATTTCTTTATTGCTGGAAAAATATCGTCATGTTAACTTAGTGTTTGGTACACATAATTTACATCGACTTCCTGAATTGTTATATGAGGTTATGACAACAGGTAAACCTTGTATTGAAGTATTATCAAAAGAAGGCGATGTTATTGAGAATTTGCCAGTTAAACGTTTTGGACATCATAAAGCATGGGTAAACATTATGTATGGCTGTGATAAATTTTGTACATACTGCATTGTACCTTATACAAGAGGAAAAGAACGTTCTCGTTTAATGGAAGATATTCTTGATGAAGTGCGTCAACTAAAAGAAGAAGGTTATAAAGAGATTACGTTATTAGGACAAAATGTTAACTCTTATGGAAAAGATTTACATTTAGAAGGTGGTTTTGCACGCTTATTAGAAGAAACAGCAAAAATTGGCGTAGAGCGTATTCGTTTTACAACTTCACACCCATGGGATTTTTCAGATGAGATGATTGATGTGATTGCGCGTTATGACAATATAATGCCATTTATCCATCTTCCAGTACAAAGCGGTGATGATGAAATTTTAAAAATCATGGGAAGACGCTATACAAGAGAACAATATTTAACTCTATTCCATAAAATAAAAGAAAGGGTAAAAAATTGTGCTTTTTCAACCGATATTATTGTTGGATTTCCAAATGAAACAGATGAGCAGTTTGAACATACATTAGAGCTTGTTGATGAGTGTAAATTTGATAATGCATTTACCTTCATTTATTCACCAAGAGAGGGTACACCTGCAGCACGTATGCAAGACAATGTAAGTCTTGAAACAAAACAGAAAAGACTGGCAATCTTGAATGAAAGATGGAATGCTTATGCACACGAGAAAAATGAAGCTTATCTTGAAAAAGTTGTAAAGGTGCTTGTTGATGGTGCCAGCAAGAAAAATAAAGATGTATACAGTGGTTATACAGAAACAAATAAATTGGTAAATTTTACAGCAAACAATGTAAAACCTGGTGATATTGTTGAAGTTCGTATAACTGCATGCAAAACATTCTCTTTAGACGGAGAACAATGTTAA
- a CDS encoding CinA family protein gives MEELLDCLKNKHLTIGSCESFTAGLFCAKLAEISGASAVLKGGIVTYATDIKTNVVGVSSEVVEKDGVISSSCAKEMALKTKKMLGCDICVSFTGNAGPSAMENKPAGLVYIGIAYKDECRVYEQNIKGNRNTVREDAIFYAANKIKEWIQEIS, from the coding sequence ATGGAAGAACTGTTAGATTGTCTGAAAAATAAGCATTTAACGATAGGGAGCTGTGAGAGTTTTACAGCTGGGTTGTTTTGTGCAAAGCTAGCTGAAATCAGTGGAGCAAGCGCTGTGTTAAAAGGTGGTATCGTGACATATGCAACCGACATAAAAACGAATGTTGTTGGAGTTAGCAGTGAAGTTGTTGAAAAAGATGGGGTAATCAGCAGTTCCTGCGCAAAAGAAATGGCATTAAAGACAAAAAAAATGCTAGGTTGCGATATTTGTGTATCTTTTACAGGGAATGCTGGACCCTCCGCTATGGAAAATAAGCCGGCAGGGCTAGTGTATATTGGAATAGCATATAAAGATGAATGTCGTGTATATGAGCAAAACATAAAAGGAAATCGAAACACTGTTCGTGAAGATGCGATTTTTTATGCAGCTAACAAGATTAAAGAATGGATTCAGGAAATATCCTGA
- a CDS encoding TIGR00282 family metallophosphoesterase translates to MKILFIGDIVGSVGREVVRENLPKLKEQYQIDLVIGNGENAAHGKGITKKIYRQLLSYGIDIITMGNHTFSKNDLYSFIDEAERMVRPANMEPVDVGEHTIVVKVNGKRVAVTNLIGEVWMNNVVDSPFYCMEDILDNIEADIYLVDLHAEATSEKIAFTYHFCDRVSAVVGTHTHVQTSDERIVYGCGAITDLGMCGAYTSVLGRDVEEIITRFTSDKKTKYKIAEGPGIFCGAVMELDDETGRCVDIERIRICPENIEVM, encoded by the coding sequence ATGAAGATTTTGTTTATTGGTGATATAGTTGGTTCTGTAGGACGTGAAGTAGTAAGAGAAAATTTACCAAAACTAAAAGAGCAATATCAAATTGATTTAGTGATTGGTAATGGTGAAAATGCAGCTCATGGAAAAGGTATTACAAAGAAAATCTATCGTCAGCTGCTGAGTTATGGTATTGATATTATCACAATGGGGAATCATACTTTCTCAAAGAATGATTTATATTCATTTATTGATGAAGCTGAGCGCATGGTTCGCCCTGCCAATATGGAACCTGTTGATGTAGGGGAACATACTATTGTAGTAAAGGTAAATGGAAAACGCGTGGCTGTTACAAATTTGATTGGTGAAGTATGGATGAACAATGTTGTCGATTCGCCATTCTACTGTATGGAGGATATATTAGATAATATTGAAGCGGATATTTATTTAGTAGACTTACATGCAGAAGCGACAAGCGAAAAGATTGCCTTTACATATCATTTTTGTGATCGTGTGAGTGCTGTGGTAGGTACGCATACACATGTGCAAACATCCGATGAGCGTATCGTTTATGGATGTGGAGCTATTACGGATTTGGGAATGTGTGGTGCTTACACTAGTGTTTTAGGACGTGATGTAGAAGAAATTATTACTCGTTTTACATCCGATAAAAAAACAAAATATAAAATTGCAGAAGGCCCTGGTATTTTTTGTGGGGCAGTTATGGAACTGGATGATGAAACAGGACGCTGTGTTGATATTGAGCGAATTCGTATCTGTCCAGAAAATATAGAAGTAATGTAG
- the rny gene encoding ribonuclease Y: MNSTLIIFLSVLAGLAGGIVLMFAISKAGLNKDQQKASLLLKEAEAKADATVKQAVLDGRTQAHELKIAAEKEIKERKQEITDMENKLLRREDNLNFRDETLTSKEKQIDLKSAQLADKMAMLDEKDKELQAKIDVQVEELERVAAMTSAEAKEELFAITEKRMEKELVAYIKEKEDEAKSTADEKARNIIAQSIQRLSSDETIDRTVSVVALPSEEMKGRIIGREGRNIKAIEQATGVDLIIDDTPETITVSCFDPIRREVARLALEHLIRDGRIQPGRIEEVVNKIKKEMDSNIMKTGEDTVFKLGIGKIDREIIRMIGRLKYRYSYGQNALQHSMEVAHLAGMMAAELGLNQQLAKRAGLLHDIGKAMDFEVEGSHIELGYKFCKKHGEKDVVLNAIQSHHGEVEPAYLISNLVIAADTISAARPGARYESLQNYINRLEDLEKITRSFDGVDSSYAIQAGREVRVMVLPDKVDDLACHKLARDIKDKIEAELTYPGQIKVTVIRETRSCELAK, encoded by the coding sequence ATGAATAGTACACTGATTATCTTTTTGTCTGTGTTGGCAGGTCTTGCAGGTGGGATTGTTCTTATGTTTGCAATCTCTAAAGCAGGTTTAAATAAAGATCAGCAAAAGGCCTCATTATTGTTGAAAGAAGCTGAAGCAAAAGCAGATGCTACAGTGAAACAGGCAGTATTGGATGGTCGTACACAAGCTCATGAATTAAAAATTGCGGCAGAAAAAGAAATAAAAGAACGCAAGCAGGAAATTACCGATATGGAAAATAAACTCCTGCGCAGAGAAGATAATCTGAATTTTCGTGATGAAACTTTAACTAGCAAAGAAAAACAGATTGATTTGAAAAGTGCACAATTAGCTGACAAAATGGCAATGCTAGATGAAAAAGATAAAGAATTGCAGGCCAAAATTGACGTTCAGGTAGAAGAATTGGAACGTGTTGCGGCAATGACAAGCGCAGAGGCAAAAGAAGAATTGTTTGCCATTACTGAAAAAAGAATGGAAAAAGAACTTGTTGCTTATATCAAAGAAAAAGAAGATGAAGCAAAAAGTACAGCGGATGAAAAAGCGCGTAATATTATTGCGCAAAGTATTCAAAGACTGTCTTCCGATGAAACTATAGATAGAACAGTTTCTGTAGTTGCTTTGCCATCTGAAGAGATGAAAGGTCGCATCATTGGCCGTGAAGGTAGAAATATTAAAGCTATTGAACAGGCTACAGGTGTTGATTTAATTATTGATGATACACCGGAAACTATTACAGTTTCATGCTTTGATCCAATCCGTCGTGAAGTTGCTCGTTTAGCCTTAGAGCATTTGATCCGTGATGGACGTATTCAGCCAGGACGTATTGAAGAGGTTGTTAACAAAATCAAAAAAGAAATGGATAGCAATATCATGAAAACAGGTGAAGATACTGTTTTCAAGTTAGGAATCGGAAAAATCGACAGAGAAATTATTCGAATGATCGGTCGATTAAAATATCGTTATTCCTATGGACAAAATGCACTTCAGCACAGTATGGAAGTTGCGCATTTAGCAGGGATGATGGCTGCAGAACTTGGCTTAAATCAGCAGTTGGCAAAACGTGCTGGATTGCTGCATGACATTGGAAAAGCAATGGACTTCGAAGTAGAAGGAAGCCATATAGAATTAGGATATAAGTTTTGTAAAAAACATGGTGAAAAAGACGTTGTGTTAAATGCAATTCAATCCCATCATGGGGAAGTTGAACCAGCATATCTAATCAGCAATCTTGTAATTGCGGCTGACACTATCAGTGCTGCACGACCTGGTGCGCGTTATGAATCTTTACAGAATTACATTAATCGTTTAGAAGATCTTGAGAAAATTACTCGTTCCTTTGACGGTGTTGATTCATCGTATGCTATTCAGGCGGGTAGAGAAGTGCGTGTAATGGTTTTACCAGACAAAGTTGATGATCTTGCATGTCATAAACTGGCTCGTGATATTAAAGATAAAATTGAAGCAGAACTTACTTATCCAGGACAAATTAAGGTTACAGTTATTCGTGAAACACGTTCTTGCGAATTAGCTAAATAA
- the recA gene encoding recombinase RecA, with protein sequence MAMEEKNKKVDEKKDALLNDAIKAIEKQYGKGSIMKLGERAAVEIDAISSGSIKIDEALGIGGYPKGRIIEIYGPESSGKTTLALHAIAEVQKKGGRAAFIDAENAIDPNYAKNLGVNIDELILSQPDSGEQALEITEMLVKSGAIDLVVVDSVAALVPQAELDGEMGDAQVGLQARLMSKAMRKLSGVMNKSECTAIFINQLREKVGVMFGNPETTPGGRALKFYSSVRLDIRRSEAIKSGTDIIGNKVNVKVVKNKVAPPFKTAAIEIMYGEGISYVAELLDLCVDNEIVNKSGSWFSYNGEKIAQGKESAKAFIKANPALMEELAAKLKEKKERKED encoded by the coding sequence ATGGCAATGGAAGAAAAGAATAAAAAAGTAGACGAAAAAAAAGATGCTTTACTAAATGATGCAATTAAAGCAATTGAAAAACAGTATGGCAAAGGGAGTATAATGAAGCTTGGGGAACGCGCTGCGGTTGAAATTGATGCTATCAGCAGCGGTTCTATTAAAATTGATGAAGCTTTAGGAATCGGAGGATATCCAAAAGGGCGTATTATTGAAATCTATGGACCAGAGTCAAGTGGTAAGACTACTTTGGCTTTGCATGCAATTGCAGAGGTGCAAAAAAAAGGTGGACGTGCAGCTTTTATTGATGCGGAGAATGCAATTGATCCAAATTATGCAAAAAATTTAGGTGTAAATATTGATGAATTGATTCTTTCTCAGCCGGATAGTGGGGAGCAGGCGCTGGAAATTACAGAAATGCTAGTTAAAAGTGGTGCAATTGACTTAGTTGTAGTTGACTCTGTTGCAGCCCTGGTACCACAAGCAGAATTAGATGGTGAAATGGGAGATGCACAGGTTGGGTTACAGGCTCGTTTGATGTCAAAGGCGATGCGTAAATTAAGTGGTGTCATGAACAAAAGTGAATGTACTGCTATCTTCATTAACCAGTTAAGAGAAAAAGTTGGAGTTATGTTTGGAAATCCGGAAACAACACCTGGAGGAAGAGCTTTAAAGTTTTATTCTAGTGTTCGTTTGGATATTCGACGCAGTGAGGCTATTAAAAGCGGTACGGATATTATTGGAAACAAGGTAAATGTAAAAGTTGTAAAAAACAAAGTGGCTCCACCTTTCAAAACAGCTGCTATTGAAATTATGTATGGCGAAGGAATTTCTTATGTGGCAGAACTGCTTGACTTATGTGTTGATAATGAAATTGTGAATAAAAGTGGTTCCTGGTTTTCTTATAATGGAGAAAAAATTGCACAAGGCAAAGAATCAGCAAAAGCTTTTATTAAAGCAAATCCTGCGTTAATGGAAGAGCTTGCTGCTAAGTTAAAAGAAAAGAAAGAACGAAAGGAGGATTAA